One segment of Cottoperca gobio chromosome 24, fCotGob3.1, whole genome shotgun sequence DNA contains the following:
- the LOC115028897 gene encoding probable tubulin polyglutamylase TTLL2, protein MAASLVFRLHDRGPEVVREVLLERGWEEYDEEEREEEDWNLYWRGSAFRNSEYHNLLPWQRLNHHPKTVGITRKDCLARNLRRMRATFGSALYDFSPTVFILPNDYTSFLSEYNKRRLPRGPTAFWICKPVDLSRGRGIFIFEHIKDLVYDCSVIVQRYISNPLLISGYKFDLRIYACVKSFHPLTVYIHQEGLVRFATEKYNLSSLQNLYAHLTNTSINKFGPFYKMEKERVGQGCKWTMSKFRHFLHSQDINELLLWQKINNIVTLTLLTIAPAVPSCPNCVEMFGFDILIDAKFKPWLLEVNYSPALTLDCQADITVKKGLISDLIDLMNYTLADSLRQRAYQRRGYKQPCFHAHHPSHVSIPVLSKFKETKFQKRRSGSHSLQTLPLIKTHRPPERMNHRQPRQHAFIADYQRHLPPVDLNQMCASRIVNANKAHTDDETLNLILGLHSRTDVSAVNRQTCPALAPWLTENWSRHVSEVTHHDDTETEAEVELSGGTDVSSSIRDIPHRGLGLRCSKLPNIYSGRTERSTALHAQHIPPLRVGDFIRTFPFSTATLRASQQKLDVKLVIQELHRLTAQLATSSRKLRREEEEGREMEGEEDFDSLLWGPKDPPLLSQRFKPT, encoded by the exons ATGGCTGCGTCGCTGGTGTTCAGACTACATGACCGAGGTCCAGAGGTGGTGCGGGAGGTGCTTCTGGAGCGAGGATGGGAGGAATATGACGAAGAAGAACGGGAGGAGGAAGACTGGAACCTGTACTGGCGGGGGTCTGCATTTCGCAACTCGGAATATCACAacctgttgccatggcagcgCCTCAACCACCATCCCAAAACGGTTGGCATCACACGCAAG GACTGCTTGGCACGCAACCTGAGGAGAATGCGAGCCACGTTTGGTTCAGCTCTCTACGACTTCAGTCCGACCGTCTTCATCCTCCCCAACGACTACACCAGCTTCCTGTCCGAGTACAACAAACGCCGTCTGCCCAGAGGACCGACGGCCTTCTGGATATGTAAACCTGTGGATCTCTCCAGAGGCAGAGGGATCTTCATCTTTGAGCATATCAAGGATTTGGTTTACGACTGCTCTGTGATCGTACAGCGGTACATCAGCAACCCTCTGCTGATCTCCGGCTACAAGTTTGACCTGAGGATCTACGCGTGCGTGAAGAGCTTTCATCCCCTGACTGTTTACATTCATCAAGAAGGCCTGGTGCGCTTCGCCACCGAGAAGTACAACCTGTCATCTCTGCAGAACCTGTACGCTCATCTCACCAACACCAGCATCAATAAGTTCGGTCCCTTCTacaagatggagaaagagagagtgggcCAAGGATGCAAGTGGACCATGAGCAAGTTCAGGCATTTCCTCCACAGCCAAGACATCAACGAGCTTCTTCTGTGGCAGAAGATCAACAACATCGTCACCCTGACCCTCCTCACCATCGCTCCCGCCGTCCCTTCCTGTCCAAACTGTGTGGAGATGTTTGGCTTCGACATCCTGATTGACGCCAAGTTCAAACCTTGGCTGCTGGAGGTCAACTACAGCCCTGCGCTGACTCTGGACTGCCAGGCAGATATTACAGTGAAGAAAGGACTGATCAGCGATCTGATTGATTTGATGAACTATACATTGGCTGACAGCTTGAGACAGAGGGCCTATCAGAGACGAGGGTACAAGCAGCCTTGTTTCCACGCTCACCACCCCTCGCATGTTTCAATACCTGTGCTCTCCAAGTTTAAAGAAACCAAATTTCAGAAGCGAAGGAGCGGTAGCCATTCTCTACAGACTCTCCCTCTGATAAAAACTCATCGCCCGCCTGAAAGAATGAACCACAGACAGCCCAGACAACATGCTTTTATAGCCGACTACCAAAGACACCTTCCCCCTGTTGACTTAAACCAGATGTGTGCTTCCAGAATAGTTAACGCCAACAAAGCCCACACGGACGACGAGACCCTGAACCTGATCCTTGGCCTCCATTCAAGGACAGATGTGTCAGCGGTAAACAGACAGACGTGTCCAGCTCTTGCACCGTGGCTGACGGAAAACTGGAGTCGTCACGTGTCTGAGGTTACACACCACGACGACACTGAAACAGAAGCTGAGGTGGAGCTCTCAGGAGGGACAGACGTTTCCTCATCGATACGTGATATCCCACACAGGGGGCTGGGACTGAGATGTTCAAAGCTCCCCAACATTTACAG TGGGAGGACGGAGAGAAGCACAGCCCTGCACGCACAACATATCCCTCCGCTCAGAGTCGGAGACTTTATACGGACCTTCCCGTTTAGCACAGCCACTCTGAGGGCCTCGCAGCAGAAGCTGGATGTGAAGTTGGTCATACAGGAGCTTCACAGGCTCACGGCTCAGTTGGCCACATCAAGCAGGAAgttgaggagagaagaggaagaggggagagagatggaaggtGAAGAAGACTTTGATTCATTGCTGTGGGGGCCAAAGGATCCTCCATTGCTCAGTCAACGCTTTAAACCCACTTAG
- the LOC115028917 gene encoding centromere protein J-like, translating into METLQQQFKQRESDWSEVRHQLDELIRENSELMKKLTDAPQCRLVAGRCTAHTHAHDQEGRTEGCSLVRRKVTSADQKTKTFTFFNGDIKHILEDGKVLYYYAGSQTTQTVHPTGLEVLHFPNKQIEKRHPGGKREILFPDQTIKYLEPDGSERTIFFDGTVVLLSPSGEKTVDFPNGQREVHTSQYKRREYPDGTVKTIYPDGRQETKYASGRVRTKEKDKVTI; encoded by the exons ATGGAGACCCTTCAGCAGCAGTtcaagcagagagagagtgattgGTCCGAAGTTCGACACCAGCTGGATGAGCTGATCAGAGAAAACTCTGAGTTGATGAAGAAACTCACAGATGCGCCACAGTGCCGCCTGGTGGCCGGACGgtgtactgcacacacacacgctcacgaCCAGGAGGGACGGACAGAG GGCTGCAGCCTGGTGAGACGGAAAGTGACTTCTGCAGACCAGAAGACGAAAACGTTCACGTTCTTCAACGGAGAcatcaaacacattttggaAGATGGGAAAGTG CTGTATTACTATGCTGGATCACAGACGACACAGACCGTCCACCCGACTGGTCTGGAGGTCCTTCACTTCCCCAACAAGCAGATcg AGAAGCGACACCccggggggaagagagagatcTTATTTCCAGACCAGACCATCAAGTATTTGGAGCCTGACGGCAGCGAGAGGACGATCTTCTTCGACGGCACCGTCGTTCTGCTCTCACC GTCGGGTGAGAAGACGGTCGATTTCCCCAACGGTCAGAGAGAAGTCCACACTTCCCAGTACAAGAGGAGGGAGTATCCTGATGGGACAGTTAAGACCATCTACCCCGACGGACGACAGGAAACCAAGTACGCATCAGGCCGAGTACGCACCAAGGAAAAGGACAAAGTTACCATCTGA
- the LOC115028913 gene encoding high choriolytic enzyme 1-like: MWFLVFVCTLKVVGGVPINQTQEGHATDNVTITSMPDVPEPNATEALKVGVVHLNGGQNMTFPPPDGVDSGLEPQRASAEVLEDLQEDTSVQEGDILLSEDRNAVSSLWADATVPYTISSELGDRTGTIFAAIKMITDVTCIRFTPHNKEFNYINFLDGKGCASFVGCQGGAQKLFCARSCSVGNLCHEMIHALGLHHEHTRKDRDEHVTVKWKNIQPGKESNFKLKRGNTLNLPYDLSSIMHYGEYFFSRDGSQTILPKSSKALIGQRTHLSKLDVEKLNGLYHCEERKREGNL; the protein is encoded by the exons ATGTGGTTTCTGGTCTTTGTCTGCACGTTGAAAG TTGTTGGTGGCGTCCCTATAAATCAAACGCAGGAGGGTCACGCAACAG ATAATGTTACTATCACTTCTATGCCTGATGTGCCGGAACCAAACGCCACAGAGGCTTTAAAAG TTGGTGTCGTCCACTTAAACGGCGGACAGAATATGACTTTTCCTCCACCAG ATGGAGTTGATTCAGGGCTTGAGCCACAGCGAGCCAGTGCAGAGGTCTTAGAAG ATCTTCAAGAAGACACGAGTGTCCAAGAGGGAGACATTTTGCTTTCG GAGGACAGGAACGCTGTGTCGTCGCTGTGGGCGGACGCCACCGTGCCTTACACCATCAGTTCAGAGCTGG GTGATCGAACAGGTACCATCTTCGCTGCCATCAAGATGATCACAGACGTCACCTGCATTCGCTTCACGCCACACAACAAAGAGTTTAACTACATCAACTTCCTGGATGGCAAAGG CTGTGCGTCCTTTGTTGGTTGTCAAGGAGGAGCCCAGAAGCTGTTTTGCGCCCGCTCGTGTTCTGTAGGGAATCTGTGCCACGAGATGATTCACGCTCTGGGGCTGCACCATGAACACACCCGCAAGGACCGCGATGAACACGTCACTGTGAAGTGGAAGAACATCCAGCCAG GGAAAGAATCAAACTTCAAGCTGAAACGTGGAAACACTCTGAACCTGCCGTATGACCTCAGCTCCATCATGCACTACGGAGA gTATTTCTTCAGTCGAGACGGAAGTCAGACGATTTTGCCCAAGAGCAGCAAAGCGCTGATTGGTCAGAGGACGCACCTCAGCAAGCTGGATGTGGAGAAACTGAACGGACTCTACCACTGCG aggAGCGGAAGAGGGAAGGAAATCTGTGA